GATCGAACCGATGATGCGTCCGGTATCCTGCTGCGGGAAGAAGCCCTTCGGGATCACGTCGTAGAGATAGAAATTGAGGCCGAGTACGGCCGCGAGGATCAGCATCACCGAGCGCGGATGCTCGAGCGCCGCGGTGAGCGTGCTGCGGTAGAACGAAAGCATCGCGTCGAAGAAACGCTCGCTGGCGCGGTAGAGCCGGTCGTGCGGCTCGCCGCTTTCGCCGCGCAGCAGCACGGCGCACATCATCGGCGTGGTCGAGAGCGAGACGGCGAGCGAGATCAGGATGGAGATCGAGATCACCATCGCGAATTCGCGGAACAGGCGTCCGACGATGCCGCCCATCAACAGGATCGGTATGAACACGGCGATCAGCGAGATGCTCATTGAAAGGACGGTAAAGCCGACCTCGTTGGCGCCCTTGAGCGCCGCCTCGAGCGGCGACAGGCCCTGCTCGATATAGCGGGTGACGTTTTCGAGCACGACAATAGCGTCGTCGACGACGAATCCCGTCGCGACCGTAAGCGCCATCAGCGACAGGTTATCGAGGCTGTAGCCGATCAGGTACATCGCGCCAAATGTCGCAACCAGCGACACCGAAACCGCGACCACGGGGATGAGGGTCGCGCGCAGGTTCCGCAGGAACGCGAAAACCACGATGATCACGAGCAGCACGGCGAGAATCAGCGTGCGCTCGACGTCGCGCAAGGAAGTGCGGATCGTGGTCGAGCGGTCGACGCCGACGCCGATGTCGATCGCGGGCGAGATCGAGGCCTTCAGTTGCGGCAGCAGCGCCTTCACGGCGTCGACCGTCGAGATGATATTGGCGCCGGGTTGGCGGTAGAGAATGATCAGCACTGCCGGCCTGCCGTTGGCGAGGCCGGCATTGCGCAGATTCTCCACCCCGTCTACGACGTCGCCGACGTCGGTGAGATGTACCGGCGCGCCGTTGCGATAGGCGACGATCAGCGATTTGTAGTCGTCGGCCTTGTTGGCCTGGTCGTTGGCATAGATCTGGTAGCGGCGGTCGCCGACGTCGATCGCGCCCTTCGGGCTGTGGGCGTTGGCGCTGCCGAGCGCGGCGCGCACGTCCTCGAGGCCAATTCCGTATTGGTAGAGCGCCTGCGGTATCAGCTCGACGCGCACCGCCGGCAGCGAGCTGCCGCCGACCACGACCTCGCCGATGCCCTCGACCTGTGAGAGCTTCTGAGCCAGCACCGTGGAGGCCGCGTCGTAGAGGTCGCCGCGGGTCGCGGTAGCCGAGGTCAGCGTGAGGATCAGGATCGGCGCGTCGGCCGGGTTGACCTTGCGGTAGGTCGGATTGGAACGCAGGCTGGTCGGCAGGTCGGCGCGGGCCGCATTGATCGCCGCCTGCACGTCGCGCGCCGCGCCGTTGATGTCGCGGTTGAGCCCGAACTGCAGCGTGATGCGCGCACTGCCGACCGAGCTTTGCGATGTCATCTCGGTTACGTCGGCGATCTGCCCCAGATGGCGCTCGAGCGGGCTTGCCACCGTGGTCGCGACATCCTGCGGGCTTGCGCCCGGCAGCGTCGCCTGCACCGAGATGGTCGGGAAGTCGACCTGCGGCAGCGGCGACACCGGCAGCTTGAAGAAGGCGACCGCGCCGGCAGCCGCAAGCCCGAAGGTCAACAGTGTCGTTGCGACCGGCCGGCGGATGAAGGGCGTTGACGGGTCCATGGCTAGTGCGACCCGCTTGGCTGGCCGGCGGCGTCCGCCGGCGGCCCTGCCAGGCGCAGCGCCAGGCGGTCGAACCAGAGATAGATCACCGGCGTGGTGAACAGCGTCAGCACCTGGCTGAGCAGAAGCCCGCCGACGATCGAGACGCCGAGCGGGTGACGCAGCTCCGAGCCGGCGCCGGTCCCGAGCATCAGCGGCAGTGCGCCGAGCACCGCGGCCATCGTCGTCATGATGATCGGCCTGAACCGCAGCAGGCAGGCCTGGTAGATCGCCTCGCGCGGGGACTTGCCCTCGTTGCGTTCGGCATCGAGCGCGAAGTCGATCATCATGATCGCGTTCTTCTTCACGATGCCGATCAGGAGGATGATGCCGATGATCGCGACGATCGTGAGATCGTGGCCGCCCAGCATCAGCGCCAGCAGCGCGCCGATGCCGGCGGAGGGCAGCGTGGAGAGGATAGTGAGGGGATGGATGAAGCTCTCGTAGAGCACGCCGAGCACGATGTAGACGGTGACGATCGCGGCCAGGATCAGGAAGAGCTGGTTCGACAGCGACGACTGGAAGGCCAGCGCAGCACCCTGGAAGCTGGTGATGACGCCAAGCGGCTGGCCGATATCGACCTGCGCCTGCTTGATCGCGGTGACCGCCTCGCCGAGCGAGGCGCCCGGCGCCAGGTTGAACGATACGGTGGCGGAGGGGAACTGGCCGAGATGCGAGATCTGCAGCGGCGCGATATCCTCGCGGAATTTCGCCACCACGGCGAGCGGCACCAGGGCCGAGCCGACCGAGGAGGGCAGATAGATATCCGACAGCGACTGCAGCGATCCCTGCAGCGCCGGGTCGGCCTCGAGGATGACGCGATACTGGTTGGAATTGGTGAAGATGGTCGAGACGATGCGCTGGCCGTAGGAATCGTAGAGCGCGTTGTCGATGGTGGCGGGCGTGATGCCGAAGCGCGCGGCCTGGTCGCGGTCGATCTCGACGAACACGGAAAGGCCCTGCGCCGAGATGTCGGTGGCGACATCGCCGAGCTGCGGCAGTGTGCGCAGCTTGTCGACGAGCTTCAGCGTCCATTCATTGAGCTGCGCCGGGTCGGCGTCCTGCAGGATGAACTGGTACTGCGTCTTGCTGACGGTGCCTTCGATCGTCAGGTCCTGCACCGGCTGCATGTACAGCGTGACGCCGGTCAGCGACGCGGTCGCTTCCTTGATCCGCCGCATCACGGTCGCGATGTCGGACTTGCGCTGCTCGTACGGCTTGAGGTTGATCAGGATGCGGCCGTTGTTGAGCGTGGTGTTGGTGCCGTCGACGCCGATGAACGATGACAGGCTGTCGACGTCGGGGTCCTGCAGGATGATGCGCGCCAGTTGCTGCTGCCGTTCCGCCATCGCGGCATAGGAAACCGACTGCGGCGCCTCGGAGATCGCCTGGATCACGCCGGTGTCCTGTAGCGGGAAGAAGCCCTTGGGGATGACGATGTAGAGCCAGGCAGTCAGGCCGAAGGTCGCCAGCGCGATCAGGAGCACGAAGGTCTGGCGGTCGAGCACCCAGTTCAGCATCTGGCCGTAGATCGCGATGACGCGATCGAATCCCTCGCGGCTGAGGCGCTGGAAGGTATTTTCCTCCGCTTCGCTTTCGGGCCTGAGCAGCTTGGCGCAGGCCATCGGCACCAGCGTCAGCGACACCACTGCCGAGATCAGGATGGTGACGGACAGCGTGATGGCGAATTCGCGGAACAGCCGGCCGACCACGTCACCCATGAACAGGAGCGGGATCAGCACCGCGATCAGCGATACCGTCAGCGAGATGATGGTGAAGCCGATCTGCTCGGAGCCGCGCAGCGCCGCCTCGAGCGGCGGCTCGCCTTCCTCGATGTAGCGCGAGATGTTCTCGATCACCACGATGGCGTCGTCGACCACGAAGCCGGTCGCGATCGTCAGCGCCATCAGCGAAAGATTGTTCAGGCTGAAGCCGAACAGGTACATCGCGCCCAGCGTGCCGACCAGCGACAGCGGCACCGACAGGCTCGGGATCAGGGTGGCGCGGGTCGATCGCAGGAACACGAAGATCACCAGCACCACCAGGATCACCGCGAGTGACAGCTCGTATTCGACGTCGCGCACCGAGGCGCGGATGGTGATGGTGCGGTCGGTGAGGACGTTGAGGTCGATCGCGGCCGGCAGCGTCGCCTGCAGTTGCGGCAGCAGCGCCTTGATGCCTTCGACCACCGAAATGACGTTGGCGCCGGGCTGGCGCTGGATGTTGAGGATGATCGCCGGCGTGTCGTTCATCCAGGCGCCGAGCTTGTCGTTCTGGGCGCCGTCGATCACGTCGCCGACGTCGCTGAGGCGCACCGGAGAGCCGTTCTTGTAGGCGACGACCAGCGACCTGTAGTCGGCGGCGTTGCGGATCTGGTCGTTGGCGTTGATGGTGTAGGCGCGCATCGCGCCGTCGAAATTGCCCTTCGGCGTGTTGACGTTGGCGTTGCTGAGCGTGGTGCGCAGGTCGTCGATGTTGAGCCCGTAGGCCGCGAGCTTGCGGATATCGGCGCGGATGCGCACCGCCGGCCGCTGGCCGCCGGAGATGCTGACCAGGCCGACGCCGGGAAGCTGCGAGATCTTCTGCGCAAGCCGCGTGTCGACGAAGTCCTCGAGCTGGGTCAGCGGCATGGTCTTCGACGTCAGGCCGAGCGTGAGGATCGGCGCGTCGGCCGGGTTCACCTTGGCGTAGATCGGCGGCGCCGGCAGGTCGGAAGGCAGCAGGTTGCCGGCGGCGTTGATCGCGGCCTGCACCTCCTGCTCGGCGATGTCGAGCGAAATGCTCAGGCCGAACTGCAGGGTGATGACGGAAGCGCCGGCCGAGCTCACCGAGCTCATCTGGTTGAGGTTCGGCATCTGGCCGAACTGCACTTCCAGCGGCGCGGTGATGGATGAGGTCATCACATCGGGGCTCGCGCCGGGATAGAAGGTCTGCACCTGGATCGTGGGATAGTCGACCTCGGGCAGCGCGGCGACGGGGAGGAAGCGAAATGCCAGCATGCCCGACAGCATGATGGCGATCATCAGGAGCGTCGTTGCAACAGGCCGCAGAATGAACGGCTGCGACGGGTTCATTGCTTCTGTCCGTCTTCCGATCGTCGCTTGCCGGCCTCGCCGGGGCCCTGCTGGGCGGGACGTCCCTTGGTGGCGTCAGGCGCAGGGGCGTTGGCGCTGGCCGCTTCGCGGATGATCACCTTGGCGCTGTCGCGCAGCTTGTCGGCGCCGTCAATCACGACGCGGTCGCCGGGCTCCAGCCCCGACAGGACCTCGACGCGGTTGCCGTCGGTCACGCCGAGCTTGACCGGGCGCACCGAAACCGTGCTGTCGGCGTTGACCAGGTAGACGAAGGTTCCGGGCAGGCCGCGCTGGACGCCGGCGGTCGACATCGTGGTGACGTCCTTGTGGGTGTCGAGCAGGAGCCGCACATTGACGAACTGGTTCGGATAGAGCGTCCGCGCATCGTTCGGGAACTGCGCGCGCAGCTTGATCGTCCCAGTGGTGGGATCGATCTGGCTGTCGAAGGTCTGCAGCGTGCCGTCGGCGATCTTGTTGGCGCCGCCGCGGTCATAGGCCGCGGCCGGCAGTACGGCGCCGGATTGCAGCCGCTTGGAGATCGCCTGCAGATTGTCCTCGGGCAGCGTGAACAGGACGCTGATCGGATGGATCTGGGTGATGACGACGAGGCCGTTGGCATCGCCGGGCGTCACGTAGTTGCCCTGGTCGATCTGGCGCAGGCCGACGCGGCCGTCGAGCGGGGACACGATGCGGCAATATTGCAGGTTCACTTCCGCGGCGCGGACCGCGCCGCGATCGGCCTCGACGATGCCCTGGTCCTGCGCGACCAGGGCGATCTGGGTGTCGAGCTGCTGGCGCGGGACCGCATTCTGCGCCGCCAGTCCCTGATAGCGCGTGAGATCGACCTGCGCGCCCTTCAACAGCGCTTCGTCGCGGGCGAGCTGTCCCTTGGCCTGGGCCAGCGCCGCTTCATAAGGCCGCGCATCGATTTCGGCGAGCAGGTCGCCTTTTTTCACCTCGTCGCCCTCCTTGAAGGCGACCTTGATCAGGTAGCCGCTGATCTGGGTGCGGATCGTGACAGTGGCGAGCGAGCTCACGGTGCCGAGCGCGTTGAGGTTGATGCCGATATCGCCCTTGGTGATCGTTTCCGGGACGATCGACATCGGCGCGCTGCCGGCGCCGCGGCGGCCGCCAGCGCTCTCCGGCTGTGGCGAACTGCCTTGCCGGGTCCACCAGACGATGCCGGCGACCACGAACAGCACGGCCAGCAGCAGCAGCACGAAGCCCCGGCGGCGGGGCGGCTGCTTCAGCGCAGGACCGACCGCAGGCGCTTTAATCGGGGGCTTGAGATGTTGATCCATGGCCGGCCATCAGGACTGCGTTTCAGGGGCTTTCAGAACGCCCCAATTCTACCCGTTCTAACCGCTTTAGGACATTGGAAGGCGCGACATTTTGGACGGTTTCACAGGCACTTGTCGCCTTAACATTCGGAAAGGAATGTGGTCGTGAAGCCACGCTTGTCCACAAAAATGATGGCGCCTGTTCGCCTGCCGCAGCCACAACTAGTATTTGGCGTTGCCACGCGCTGATTCGCGGCCCGATGGCGCATCACAATCGCGGCAGCCGCATGAAAATCGTCATATTGGCCGGTGGTCTCGGGACCCGGATTTCCGAGGAGACGGCGGTCCGGCCAAAGCCGATGATCGAGATCGGCGGCAAGCCGATCATCTGGCACATCATGAAAATCTACAGCCATTTCGGCTTCAACGATTTCATCGTCTGCCTCGGCTATCGCGGCTACCAGATCAAGGAATATTTCGCGAACTACTTCCTGCACATGTCGGACGTGACCTTCCACCTGGCGGAGAACCGCATGGAGGTGCACCGCGAGACCGCGGAGCCCTGGCGCGTCACGCTGGTCGAGACCGGTGACGACACCCAGACCGGCGGACGCGTCAAACGCGCGCTGCATTATGTCGGCGGGGACGAGACCTTTGCGCTCACCTATGGTGATGGCGTCGCCGATATCGACCTGCACGCGCAGCTCGCCTTTCATCGCGCCCATGGCCGGAAAGCCACTGTCACCGCGGTACGGCCGGCGCGGCGGTTCGGCGCCATCGCGGTGGAGGGCGACCGGGTGCTGACGTTCAAGGAAAAGCCCGAGGACGACGGCGGCTGGATCAACGGCGGCTTCTTCCTGCTGTCGCCGAAGGTGGGCGAATTGATCGCCGGCGACGAGACGGTGTGGGAGCAGGGGCCGATGGAGGCTCTCGCCCGCAGCGGCGATCTGCGCGCCTATGTCCATCACGGCTTCTGGCACCCGATGGACACGCTGCGCGACAAGACGTTCCTCGAGCAGTGCTGGGCGTCCGACAGCGCCAAATGGAGACGATGGTGATCAGCGAGGCCTTCTGGCGCGGCCGACGCGTGCTGCTGACCGGCCATACCGGCTTCAAGGGCGCCTGGACGACGCTGGTGCTGCATCGGCTCGGTGCCGCGATTTGCGGGCTGGCGCTGCCGCCCGACCATGACAACGGGCTGTTCGTCACTGCCGATCTGGCTTCCGATCTCGACCACCACGTCGGCGACATCAACGATCTCGCGGCGGTTGGGGCCGTGTTCGCGCGGTTCCGGCCCGAGATCGTGCTGCACATGGCGGCGCAGTCGCTGGTGCGGAAGTCCTATGCCGATCCGGTCGACACCTTCGCGACCAACGTGCTCGGCACGGTGCATGTGCTGGAGGCGGCGCGACGATCGCCCGGCGTTCGTGCCGTGATCGTCGTGACCAGCGACAAATGCTATGAGAATACCGGCCTGGCTCGCGGCTATGTCGAAGCCGACCGGCTCGGGGGCGCCGATCCCTACAGCAGCAGCAAGGCCTGCGCCGAGCTTGTGGCCGAAAGCTATCGCCGCAGCTATTTCGCCGCCGAGGACGCGCTGCGGGTCGCGACCGTGCGTGCGGGCAACGTCATCGGTGGCGGCGACTGGTCGGCCGACCGGCTGGTGCCCGATGCGGTGACGGCCTTCACGAAGAGCGCGCCGCTTTCGATCCGCAGCCCCCATGCGATCCGGCCCTGGCAGCACGTGCTCGATCCCGTGCTCGGCTATCTCATGCTGGCCGAGCGGCTGGTACGCGACGGCAAGCCGCACGCGCAGGCCTGGAATTTCGGCCCTGACCACGCAAGCGAGGTCACGGTCGGTGAAATCGCCGACCAGCTGGTGCGGCGATGGGGCGGGACGGCAAGCTGGCGCCATGACGCCGGCGAGCATCCGCACGAGGCGGCCTATCTTCGCCTCGACTCCAGCAAGGCGAGAAGCGGGCTCGGCTGGCGTCCGGCACTGGC
This genomic interval from Bradyrhizobium sp. NP1 contains the following:
- the rfbG gene encoding CDP-glucose 4,6-dehydratase; this translates as MVISEAFWRGRRVLLTGHTGFKGAWTTLVLHRLGAAICGLALPPDHDNGLFVTADLASDLDHHVGDINDLAAVGAVFARFRPEIVLHMAAQSLVRKSYADPVDTFATNVLGTVHVLEAARRSPGVRAVIVVTSDKCYENTGLARGYVEADRLGGADPYSSSKACAELVAESYRRSYFAAEDALRVATVRAGNVIGGGDWSADRLVPDAVTAFTKSAPLSIRSPHAIRPWQHVLDPVLGYLMLAERLVRDGKPHAQAWNFGPDHASEVTVGEIADQLVRRWGGTASWRHDAGEHPHEAAYLRLDSSKARSGLGWRPALALGDALDLTVAWYRQWAAGADMRKAALTQIDRVLENSSMRASQAIHA
- the rfbF gene encoding glucose-1-phosphate cytidylyltransferase; translation: MKIVILAGGLGTRISEETAVRPKPMIEIGGKPIIWHIMKIYSHFGFNDFIVCLGYRGYQIKEYFANYFLHMSDVTFHLAENRMEVHRETAEPWRVTLVETGDDTQTGGRVKRALHYVGGDETFALTYGDGVADIDLHAQLAFHRAHGRKATVTAVRPARRFGAIAVEGDRVLTFKEKPEDDGGWINGGFFLLSPKVGELIAGDETVWEQGPMEALARSGDLRAYVHHGFWHPMDTLRDKTFLEQCWASDSAKWRRW
- a CDS encoding efflux RND transporter periplasmic adaptor subunit, which produces MDQHLKPPIKAPAVGPALKQPPRRRGFVLLLLAVLFVVAGIVWWTRQGSSPQPESAGGRRGAGSAPMSIVPETITKGDIGINLNALGTVSSLATVTIRTQISGYLIKVAFKEGDEVKKGDLLAEIDARPYEAALAQAKGQLARDEALLKGAQVDLTRYQGLAAQNAVPRQQLDTQIALVAQDQGIVEADRGAVRAAEVNLQYCRIVSPLDGRVGLRQIDQGNYVTPGDANGLVVITQIHPISVLFTLPEDNLQAISKRLQSGAVLPAAAYDRGGANKIADGTLQTFDSQIDPTTGTIKLRAQFPNDARTLYPNQFVNVRLLLDTHKDVTTMSTAGVQRGLPGTFVYLVNADSTVSVRPVKLGVTDGNRVEVLSGLEPGDRVVIDGADKLRDSAKVIIREAASANAPAPDATKGRPAQQGPGEAGKRRSEDGQKQ
- a CDS encoding efflux RND transporter permease subunit, which gives rise to MDPSTPFIRRPVATTLLTFGLAAAGAVAFFKLPVSPLPQVDFPTISVQATLPGASPQDVATTVASPLERHLGQIADVTEMTSQSSVGSARITLQFGLNRDINGAARDVQAAINAARADLPTSLRSNPTYRKVNPADAPILILTLTSATATRGDLYDAASTVLAQKLSQVEGIGEVVVGGSSLPAVRVELIPQALYQYGIGLEDVRAALGSANAHSPKGAIDVGDRRYQIYANDQANKADDYKSLIVAYRNGAPVHLTDVGDVVDGVENLRNAGLANGRPAVLIILYRQPGANIISTVDAVKALLPQLKASISPAIDIGVGVDRSTTIRTSLRDVERTLILAVLLVIIVVFAFLRNLRATLIPVVAVSVSLVATFGAMYLIGYSLDNLSLMALTVATGFVVDDAIVVLENVTRYIEQGLSPLEAALKGANEVGFTVLSMSISLIAVFIPILLMGGIVGRLFREFAMVISISILISLAVSLSTTPMMCAVLLRGESGEPHDRLYRASERFFDAMLSFYRSTLTAALEHPRSVMLILAAVLGLNFYLYDVIPKGFFPQQDTGRIIGSIQADQSISFQLMQQKLSQFVNIIKDDPAVETVVGFTGGGQTNSGFMFVSLYPLNQRKISADGVIARLRREMAVVPGATLFLQSVQDIRVGGRASNAQYQYTLQSPTLEELNEWSPKIAAALQREPNLTDVNSDQQNKGLESDLVIDRDAAARLGITVSQIDNTLYDAFGQRQVSTIYVARNQYHVIMEVAPRYWENPETLKDVYISTSGGSVGGSQATNAVAGTIVGGKATAASSANAQAARNQATNSIGATGKGVASTGSAVSTSKETMIPLSAVARFVQGATPLAVNHQGLLVASTISFNLPEGVSLSTATATIEATMNRIGVPATIRGTFQGTAKAFQDSLSNQPFLILAALVTIYIVLGVLYESYVHPLTILSTLPSAGVGALLALMAFKTEFSIMALIGVILLIGIVKKNAIMMIDFALEAERGRGLSPLDAIREACLLRFRPIMMTTMAAMLGALPLALGIGEGGELRQPLGIAIVGGLILSQALTLYSTPVIYLYLDRLRLRSQRFRGGAPHAPGPSLQPGE
- a CDS encoding MdtB/MuxB family multidrug efflux RND transporter permease subunit, which codes for MNPSQPFILRPVATTLLMIAIMLSGMLAFRFLPVAALPEVDYPTIQVQTFYPGASPDVMTSSITAPLEVQFGQMPNLNQMSSVSSAGASVITLQFGLSISLDIAEQEVQAAINAAGNLLPSDLPAPPIYAKVNPADAPILTLGLTSKTMPLTQLEDFVDTRLAQKISQLPGVGLVSISGGQRPAVRIRADIRKLAAYGLNIDDLRTTLSNANVNTPKGNFDGAMRAYTINANDQIRNAADYRSLVVAYKNGSPVRLSDVGDVIDGAQNDKLGAWMNDTPAIILNIQRQPGANVISVVEGIKALLPQLQATLPAAIDLNVLTDRTITIRASVRDVEYELSLAVILVVLVIFVFLRSTRATLIPSLSVPLSLVGTLGAMYLFGFSLNNLSLMALTIATGFVVDDAIVVIENISRYIEEGEPPLEAALRGSEQIGFTIISLTVSLIAVLIPLLFMGDVVGRLFREFAITLSVTILISAVVSLTLVPMACAKLLRPESEAEENTFQRLSREGFDRVIAIYGQMLNWVLDRQTFVLLIALATFGLTAWLYIVIPKGFFPLQDTGVIQAISEAPQSVSYAAMAERQQQLARIILQDPDVDSLSSFIGVDGTNTTLNNGRILINLKPYEQRKSDIATVMRRIKEATASLTGVTLYMQPVQDLTIEGTVSKTQYQFILQDADPAQLNEWTLKLVDKLRTLPQLGDVATDISAQGLSVFVEIDRDQAARFGITPATIDNALYDSYGQRIVSTIFTNSNQYRVILEADPALQGSLQSLSDIYLPSSVGSALVPLAVVAKFREDIAPLQISHLGQFPSATVSFNLAPGASLGEAVTAIKQAQVDIGQPLGVITSFQGAALAFQSSLSNQLFLILAAIVTVYIVLGVLYESFIHPLTILSTLPSAGIGALLALMLGGHDLTIVAIIGIILLIGIVKKNAIMMIDFALDAERNEGKSPREAIYQACLLRFRPIIMTTMAAVLGALPLMLGTGAGSELRHPLGVSIVGGLLLSQVLTLFTTPVIYLWFDRLALRLAGPPADAAGQPSGSH